One Pichia kudriavzevii chromosome 3, complete sequence genomic window carries:
- a CDS encoding uncharacterized protein (PKUD0C07080; similar to Saccharomyces cerevisiae YMR089C (YTA12); ancestral locus Anc_2.472) yields the protein MFHSVKGMRACVPKAASPKPVSSQALGMLLSGNKITTIRLFNSQCLGGTRQSISPRFNKKDYVLNFARFNSSKNHKFNSRGEREYSDEEADEILKRLKQIWKDSTKSQRKEIIALFDQYKMGGLVSPSASKIISAILRDPEATIPGEKVENVQKFHQALMQYHMHKQMEHNNETDDIYDEDDNNTIQNQKTVKRELKDGEMKEVDDQKKLEDGKKFGFKLEVENDGDGKKKHKPFDFRTRESEDNKTKFLEMELRLDTLLLWVVAGGFLVYTLMGENWEKEITFQEFESTLLSKGLVERLVVVNRDTVHVILNDFGKNQPNHGPNVEYYFTIGSLEKFEEKLKSAQEAYNIPEDKRIPVMYVQSPNILKGLWSILPTVLLFAFIFWSTKKMLTSGGGLGGGMFGSKKTFKKFNADENVKVTFNDVAGCNEAKEEIMEFVSFLKNPQKYERLGAKIPRGAILNGPPGTGKTLLAKATAGEAGVPFYSVSGSEFVEMFVGVGASRVRELFKTARENAPSIVFVDEIDAIGKSRGKGRGMGGNDERENTLNQLLVEMDGFKSDDHVVVFAGTNRVDVLDPALLRPGRFDRKIYIGNPELDGRKDIFAVHLKEIKLFPELNLEDLKGRLAALTPGFSGADIANVCNEAALIAARNDEEYVHLKHFEQAIERVIGGLEKKTKLLSADEKKVVAYHEAGHAICGWYLEYADPLLKVSIVPRGQGALGYAQYLPPDIYLYSTQKLLDRMTMTLGGRVSEELHFETVTSGAADDFEKVTGMAQKMVLGCGLSPKVGLVSYDMDRGNDFTKPFSDKTAALIDEEIQRIIKECYSRCRNLLTEKSADVEKVAQRLLEKEVITREDMIELLGKRPFPNRNDAFDKYLENKLEGQEEDPSKRKNSDGKDDANGKEDNA from the coding sequence ATGTTTCACTCTGTCAAAGGGATGAGGGCATGTGTTCCCAAAGCTGCTTCTCCGAAGCCTGTATCAAGTCAGGCTTTAGGCATGCTTTTATCGGGAAACAAAATAACTACAATTAGATTATTTAACTCCCAATGCTTGGGAGGAACCCGCCAGTCTATATCACCACGTTTCAACAAAAAGGATTATGTGTTGAACTTTGCTAGATTTAACTCATCGAAAAATCATAAATTTAATAGTCGTGGTGAGAGAGAGTACAGTGATGAAGAAGCTGATGAGATTTTAAAAAGACTGAAGCAGATTTGGAAGGATTCTACGAAAtcacaaagaaaagaaataattgCCCTTTTTGATCAGTATAAAATGGGTGGTTTGGTCTCTCCAAGTGCCAGTAAGATAATATCAGCGATTTTGAGAGACCCAGAAGCCACTATTCCAGGtgaaaaggttgaaaaTGTCCAAAAGTTCCATCAAGCTTTGATGCAATATCACATGCATAAACAAATGGAACACAATAATGAAACAGATGATATttatgatgaagatgataacAATActattcaaaatcaaaaaacaGTTAAAAGGGAACTAAAAGATGGTGAAATGAAAGAAGTAGATGACCAAAAGAAACTGGAAGATGGCAAAAAATTTGGCTTCAAGCTTgaggttgaaaatgatggaGACGGTAAGAAAAAGCATAAGCCATTTGATTTCAGAACACGTGAGTCTGAGGACAATAAAACCAAGTTTCTCGAAATGGAACTAAGGTTAGATACTTTATTACTATGggttgttgctggtggttTTTTAGTTTATACACTAATGGGCGAAAACTgggaaaaagaaatcacATTCCAGGAGTTTGAATCTACGTTGTTGAGCAAAGGATTGGTTGAAAgacttgttgttgttaatCGTGACACGGTCCACGTCATCTTAAATGATTTTGGCAAGAATCAACCTAACCATGGTCCGAATGTTGAATATTATTTCACTATTGGTTCATTagaaaaatttgaagaaaaattgaagagtgCACAAGAAGCATACAACATTCCAGAGGATAAAAGAATTCCCGTTATGTATGTTCAGTCACCTAATATACTGAAGGGTTTATGGTCTATTTTACCAACAGTGTTGCTATTTGCTTTCATTTTCTggtcaacaaaaaaaatgctgACCAGTGGTGGTGGACTGGGTGGTGGAATGTTTGGTAGCAAGAAAACTTTTAAAAAGTTTAATGCGGATGAAAACGTCAAAGTTACATTTAATGATGTTGCTGGTTGTAATGAAGCAAAGGAAGAGATTATGGAGTTTGTTAGTTTCTTAAAAAATCCCCAAAAGTATGAAAGATTAGGCGCAAAGATCCCTCGAGGTGCTATTTTAAATGGTCCACCCGGTACAGGTAAAACGTTACTTGCTAAAGCCACTGCTGGTGAAGCAGGGGTTCCGTTCTACTCTGTTTCTGGTTCTGAATTTGTGGAAATgtttgttggtgttggtgcGTCACGTGTTCGTGAGTTGTTCAAGACTGCAAGAGAAAATGCACCATCTATTGTTTTcgttgatgaaatcgatGCTATCGGAAAATCCAGAGGAAAGGGAAGAGGTATGGGAGGTAATgatgaaagagaaaacacCTTAAATCAGCTTCTAGTCGAAATGGATGGATTTAAGTCTGACGAtcatgttgttgtttttgcaGGTACTAATCGTGTTGACGTTTTGGACCCAGCTTTGCTAAGACCGGGTAGATTTGATCGTAAAATTTATATTGGCAATCCAGAGCTTGATGGTAGAAAGGATATTTTTGCCGTTCATCTtaaagaaatcaagttgTTCCCAGAACTCAACTTAGAAGACTTAAAGGGCAGATTGGCTGCATTAACTCCAGGATTTAGTGGTGCAGATATAGCCAATGTGTGTAATGAGGCAGCATTGATTGCTGCTAGGAATGATGAAGAGTATGTGCatttgaaacattttgaGCAAGCCATTGAACGTGTTATTGGTGGCTTGGAAAAGAAGACTAAATTATTATCTGCAgacgaaaaaaaagttgttgcTTACCACGAAGCAGGGCATGCAATTTGTGGGTGGTATCTTGAATATGCGGATCCTTTACTAAAAGTTTCCATTGTCCCAAGAGGACAAGGTGCTTTGGGTTATGCGCAATACCTTCCACCTGATATTTACCTGTACAGTACTCAAAAATTACTTGATAGAATGACGATGACGTTAGGTGGACGTGTCTCCGAGGAATTGCATTTTGAAACTGTTACATCAGGTGCCGCTGATgactttgaaaaagttaCTGGTATGGCACAAAAGATGGTTTTAGGTTGCGGTTTATCACCAAAAGTTGGTTTGGTTAGTTACGATATGGACAGAGGAAATGACTTCACCAAACCATTCAGTGACAAAACAGCTGCTcttattgatgaagaaattcaacGTATTATCAAAGAGTGCTACAGTCGCTGTCGCAACTTACTAACTGAAAAGAGCgctgatgttgaaaaagttgCACAAAGATTGTTAGAGAAAGAGGTTATTACTAGAGAGGATATGATTGAACTTCTGGGAAAGAGGCCGTTCCCTAATAGAAACGATGCATTTGACAAATACCTCGAAAACAAGCTTgaaggacaagaagaagacccttcaaagagaaagaattCTGATGGAAAGGATGATGCAAATGGAAAGGAGGACAATGCATAA
- a CDS encoding uncharacterized protein (PKUD0C07090; similar to Saccharomyces cerevisiae YDL159W (STE7); ancestral locus Anc_7.335), whose protein sequence is MHACSGETPHSGNPLRIAEKMLPKNSVAAPASLGNGALENGLSRTSSAASSAREDSLGVERAANCSRKRAAADFQFFECIGEGSYSKVYRAMSKNNMHIYAIKVLSKQHIQKEKKRKYVTIEKNTLNVLGKHPGIVTLYYTFQDPQSLYFVIDYARNGEFLMLIHKLGSLSLELTFYYTLQLIDTVIFIHDKGIIHRDLKPENILLSKDWKIMITDFGAAKFVDRNDPAGTAKEDLIVGDSNGSFVGTAEYVSPELLKYNHSSFSSDFWSLGCIIYQMIIGRPPFKASNEYATFEKIVDANYTFPDPKIYPIPSAVVNLIENLLLEDPQRRLGKENIKHHSWFKHVDWENKAKIWGKVPKFDSYKPEKYFKKTNAQQTPSTNTKPVLLTYQGTYRYTENSYADNKPSTLLKRQIIKAQGNNQLMNKIINNRIDEKDKSITKKLIESNDDHNDPLSSLKVVEKRISKSPKLPVQDTVPLTKTDSLSHVSTSTIVPHPKNLQQTVAMVKKPILKANRSSVDSAKSVVTVNSSRSVIIRKNPNTKSSQITSFSQSTGMKPTKKTLDSKQTDTKVLTSGLPPPVGLAVKEQPLQAKYQKKESQERRSRKKAPTNSSSITKPEQFIPRRVPSSDAAAAAGAVGTLLTHNRHLNLISSTSAQYKQLQMHQNQLINPVLLDKQIPYVITSKLMINESILKLDNIFKSELGHKPKQFVNPGETLNHTILERIIHKYDRDLVKDMKSCIMVVTTMARIFIYELNDNFQLRGPQSATQIQAQNFYQKVTEIKLTNRNVSLYDYEFDEEINEGYLILELSNVNKLVFLSAWDRSRLMKGGLNSNVRVGFRVNETESWVDSFLHAKSLLKRRENEPKGKLENNNVLKSSKSSSTMGVQGSFRKLKLNTQSRIRSFSNSSKENAFSASNISPPSSNTSDNGNPESHNNSLINGVNKLALGMKSSFKKDNERG, encoded by the coding sequence ATGCATGCATGCTCTGGTGAGACCCCCCATTCAGGCAATCCCTTGAGAATTGCAGAGAAGATGCTGCCCAAAAATTCCGTTGCAGCCCCCGCATCATTAGGCAACGGTGCATTGGAAAACGGCCTAAGCAGAACTTCATCTGCGGCATCCTCTGCTCGTGAAGATTCGTTGGGTGTTGAAAGGGCCGCTAATTGCAGTAGGAAAAGAGCTGCTGCTGATTTCCAGTTTTTTGAATGTATTGGTGAAGGTTCTTATTCAAAAGTGTATCGTGCGATGTCCAAGAATAACATGCACATCTATGCCATTAAAGTTCTAAGCAAACAACATATtcagaaagaaaaaaagagaaagtaCGTaacaattgagaaaaacaCCCTAAATGTATTGGGAAAACACCCTGGTATAGTCACATTATATTACACCTTTCAAGATCCTCAAAGCCtatattttgttattgattaTGCTCGAAACGGTGAGTTTTTGATGCTGATACATAAGCTAGGAAGTCTTAGTCTTGAGCTAACGTTTTATTATACTCTACAACTAATTGATACCGTAATATTCATCCATGATAAAGGCATCATACATCGAGATCTGAAACCTGAAAATATACTACTCAGCAAAGACTGGAAAATCATGATAACAGATTTCGGAGCTGCAAAGTTTGTCGATAGAAACGATCCAGCTGGTACTGCAAAAGAGGATTTGATTGTGGGAGACTCGAACGGCTCCTTTGTCGGAACAGCAGAGTATGTATCACCagaattattgaaataCAACCATTCAAGCTTTTCTAGTGATTTTTGGTCTCTAGGCTGTATCATTTATCAGATGATTATCGGGAGACCTCCTTTCAAGGCATCCAATGAATATGCTacatttgagaaaattgtGGATGCAAACTATACATTCCCAGATCCTAAAATATACCCGATTCCAAGTGCGGTGGTAAACTTGATTGAGAATCTATTATTAGAAGACCCGCAACGCAGACTGGGTAAAGAGAACATCAAACATCATTCCTGGTTCAAACATGTTGATTGGGAAAATAAAGCAAAAATATGGGGCAAGGTTCCAAAATTTGACTCTTATAAACCAGAAAAGTACTTTAAGAAAACGAATGCACAACAAACACCATCTACAAATACCAAGCCTGTTCTGCTTACCTACCAAGGAACTTATCGATATACCGAAAATAGCTATGCTGACAACAAGCCCAGTACTTTATTGAAGAGGCAAATTATCAAAGCTCAAGGGAACAATCAGTTGATGAATAAAATTATAAATAACAGAATCGACGAAAAAGATAAGTCAATTACtaaaaaattgattgaatcaAATGATGATCACAATGACCCGCTTTCAAGCTTGAAAGTAGtagaaaaaagaataagCAAATCCCCTAAGTTACCAGTACAAGATACGGTTCCACTGACTAAAACTGATTCTTTGTCACACGTTTCCACCTCAACTATTGTTCCTCACCCAAAGAATTTGCAGCAAACTGTGGCTATGGTGAAGAAACCAATTCTCAAAGCTAATCGTAGTTCGGTAGATTCTGCAAAATCAGTTGTTACAGTTAATTCGTCTAGATCGGTAATTATCAGAAAAAATCCTAATACGAAGTCTTCTCAAATTACATCATTCTCCCAAAGTACTGGTATGAAACCTACCAAAAAGACCCTCGATTCAAAGCAAACAGATACGAAGGTATTAACAAGCGGATTGCCACCACCAGTGGGGTTGGCCGTGAAGGAACAACCACTTCAAGCTAAATaccaaaagaaagaatCCCAAGAAAGGAGATCCCGCAAAAAAGCGCCAACTAATTCTTCTAGTATAACAAAACCCGAACAATTTATTCCAAGAAGGGTTCCATCGTCTGATGCAGCGGCTGCTGCCGGGGCCGTCGGTACACTATTAACACATAATAgacatttgaatttgatatccAGTACAAGTGCACAATATAAACAGTTGCAAATGCATCAGAACCAATTGATTAATCCAGTTTTACTGGACAAACAGATTCCATATGTTATTACATCTAAACTCATGATTAATGAAAGTATCCTAAAATTGGATAATATATTTAAATCAGAATTAGGTCATAAACCTAAGCAGTTTGTCAACCCAGGCGAAACGCTCAATCATACTATTCTTGAGCGAATCATTCATAAGTACGACCGGGATCTTGTCAAAGATATGAAGTCATGCATTATGGTTGTAACAACTATGGCTagaattttcatttatgAACTAAATGACAACTTTCAGTTGAGGGGACCGCAAAGTGCTACCCAGATTCAGGCTCAAAACTTCTATCAAAAAGTCACAGAAATTAAACTTACAAACAGGAATGTCAGTTTGTACGACTACGAGTTTGACGAAGAAATTAACGAAGGATATTTAATTTTAGAGTTGAGCAACGTTAATAAGCTGGTCTTTTTAAGTGCTTGGGACCGAAGCAGACTTATGAAGGGAGGATTAAACTCAAACGTTAGAGTAGGTTTTCGGGTGAATGAGACTGAAAGTTGGGTTGATTCATTTCTACATGCGAAAAGTTTACTCAAAAGAAGGGAAAACGAACCAAAGGGGAAGttggaaaacaacaatgtaTTAAAAAGCTCCAAATCTAGTTCAACCATGGGAGTACAAGGGTCATTCAGAAAGTTGAAGCTGAATACACAATCAAGAATCCGTTCTTTTTCTAACTCTTCTAAGGAAAATGCGTTTTCAGCATCAAATATCTCTCCTCCGTCTTCTAATACAAGCGACAACGGTAATCCAGAATCACATAATAATAGTTTAATAAATGGTGTTAATAAACTGGCCCTAGGGATGAAAAGTAGTTTTAAGAAAGACAACGAGCGTGGTTAA
- a CDS encoding uncharacterized protein (PKUD0C07100; similar to Saccharomyces cerevisiae YLR209C (PNP1); ancestral locus Anc_7.337): MSNPTPEEQILQFHATEKYLREALQPYPSLQFPKALIICGSGLGGLSKLIKDDLEHPKLSISYADIPGFKQSHVPGHLGELIFGILGENSTPVMCMVGRFHYYEGHSFFTNTLPIRVAKLLGVQYAVITNAAGGVNESFRPGDLMVIDDHINLPGLAGQHPLRGLNLDTFGPRFLPLSDCYDFDLRLKFFRSAQSLGINRVIHEGTYCYVCGPTFESRAEVRMIRKLGADAVGMSTVPEAVVARHCGIKVFGLSLITNAALADKPPSAKAAYLSGLDPSDVRDQTDGMASHGEVLETANSAAADVERIVEHFISSL, encoded by the coding sequence ATGTCAAATCCTACACCCGAAGAACAGATATTGCAGTTTCATGCTACGGAGAAATACCTACGTGAAGCTTTGCAACCATACCCAAGTTTACAATTTCCAAAAGCCTTGATCATTTGCGGTTCCGGATTAGGAGGATTATCAAAGCTGATAAAAGATGATTTGGAACATCCCAAACTATCCATCAGCTATGCCGATATACCTGGCTTTAAGCAATCGCATGTGCCTGGTCATTTAGGGGAATTAATCTTTGGGATTTTAGGTGAAAACTCAACACCGGTGATGTGTATGGTTGGGAGATTCCATTATTATGAAGGTCATTCATTCTTCACAAACACTTTGCCTATAAGAGTTGCTAAACTTTTAGGTGTTCAGTACGCAGTGATAACTAACGCTGCTGGAGGAGTCAATGAGTCATTCAGACCAGGCGACTTAATGGTCATTGACGACCACATCAACCTTCCAGGTTTGGCGGGCCAGCACCCTCTGAGAGGTTTGAATCTGGATACTTTTGGGCCAAGGTTTCTACCGCTATCTGATTGTTACGACTTTGACTTGAGGCTAAAGTTCTTCAGATCAGCCCAAAGCCTAGGTATAAATAGAGTAATACATGAAGGTACATATTGTTACGTATGCGGCCCAACGTTCGAAAGTAGGGCTGAAGTTCGGATGATCAGGAAACTAGGTGCAGATGCAGTTGGTATGAGCACTGTTCCAGAAGCTGTGGTGGCCAGACATTGTGGAATCAAAGTTTTCGGTCTAAGTTTGATAACCAATGCAGCTTTAGCAGATAAACCACCAAGCGCAAAGGCTGCTTATTTGTCAGGATTGGACCCTTCGGAtgtaagagatcagacaGATGGTATGGCTAGCCATGGAGAAGTCCTAGAAACTGCAAACAGTGCGGCTGCAGATGTAGAGAGAATAGTTGAACATTTCATCAGTTCCCTGTGA
- a CDS encoding uncharacterized protein (PKUD0C07110; similar to Saccharomyces cerevisiae YER027C (GAL83) and YGL208W (SIP2); ancestral locus Anc_3.517): MADYGNNNCEADVSMMSFGDNDNQFIENSTMHPDNPNPHYYNDTDEKQQQNISRRKSSIILSEDSQTDTPMDGSYSSEQQLPQPLEQQQQQQQKQPELQDCQNYQPQAQPVLVPTVFRWTEGGEKVYVMGTFTGWRKMIALNGPNPKDGSFQVQISLPPGTHRFKFVVDNEVKCSNFIPTATDHSGHFVNYLEIFPTEYDINRDPNSKSRASMRTIDSKLGLTKDDDDMGDGYTRYYDDQGNSPNQEKDYITTIPPIFTDPKVMEEYYLTLDNNERRGTYTQQWLIPPQLPPHLENVILNSYNSNDKANTGGALKIPNHVVLNHLATTSIKHNTLAVASVVRYRRKYVTQILYAPLQ, from the coding sequence ATGGCAGACTACGGTAATAATAATTGCGAAGCTGACGTTTCAATGATGAGTTTTGGGGATAATGACAACCAGTTCATTGAGAACTCGACTATGCATCCGGATAACCCTAACCCACACTATTATAATGACACAGATgaaaaacagcaacaaaaCATATCAAGAaggaaatcatcaataatattATCAGAAGACTCTCAAACTGACACTCCAATGGATGGATCGTATAGCAGTGAGCAACAACTACCACAACCACTTgaacagcaacaacagcaacaacaaaaacagcCCGAATTGCAAGATTGTCAGAATTATCAACCACAAGCGCAGCCTGTTCTGGTTCCAACTGTTTTCAGATGGACCGAAGGTGGTGAAAAGGTGTATGTGATGGGTACATTTACAGGCTGGAGAAAGATGATAGCTTTAAATGGTCCTAACCCTAAAGATGGATCATTCCAAGTCCAAATTTCCTTACCACCGGGCACTCATCGATTCAAATTTGTGGTTGATAATGAAGTTAAGTGTTCAAACTTCATTCCTACTGCTACAGATCATTCAGGACATTTTGTGAATTATTTGGAAATCTTTCCAACCGAATATGACATCAACAGGGATCCGAATAGCAAATCCAGAGCGTCAATGAGAACAATCGACTCAAAGTTAGGGCTCActaaagatgatgatgatatggGAGATGGTTACACCCGGTACTATGATGACCAAGGCAATTCCCCAAATCAAGAGAAAGATTACATTACAACCATTCCTCCTATATTCACCGATCCAAAAGTTATGGAGGAATACTATTTGACATTAGATAACAATGAAAGGAGAGGAACTTACACTCAACAGTGGTTAATTCCTCCGCAGTTACCTCCACACCTTGAAAATGTGATTTTGAATAGTTATAACAGCAACGACAAGGCAAACACTGGTGGTGCTTTGAAGATTCCGAATCATGTTGTCCTTAACCATTTGGCAACGACATCTATCAAACATAACACATTGGCTGTCGCTAGCGTAGTGAGATACAGACGTAAATATGTCACCCAGATTCTCTATGCTCCTCTTCAGTGA
- a CDS encoding uncharacterized protein (PKUD0C07120; similar to Saccharomyces cerevisiae YGL216W (KIP3); ancestral locus Anc_3.528) has protein sequence MDELGKAKDSSISVAVRIRPLTPLEKTYIQDEYESLSIDGRNRAETDSPNGEDTHFGDLRNQRIVASSFPLNLTIKRVLDVVDDRMLIFDPKNNNSRGITRRHTLNSGSIGSHNRRHKEHKFIFDKLFDEQATQNDVYEHTAKPSVDAVLDGFNSTIFAYGATGCGKTFTITGTPEQPGILFLALEELFQKIEDQTDRKISVQVSYLEIYNETIKDLLNVETCPKRLAILENENQEIIVSNLTKVDTNNVEEVMDVVVKGNYNRTVSPTEANLNSSRSHAVLQVYITQTPTVSDIYEKSTKSILSIIDLAGSERASATKNKGTTLHEGANINKSLLALGNCIKALCDPRKISHVPYRDSKLTRLLKFSLGGNCKTVMIVCVAPSSRHYDETLNALKFANRAKEIKTKVMRNRTTVMKHVGSYMKIISDQKRRIYELETLMNSTIKREVDKSFNKHNRIRNQIYSMIDRLWNNVNKVAHLKVEKIHIVVKRKLMMIYIRQIKDFYSGLERYDTLDKLNDLKVDIYTIIESSTLQLATLAESYNKRSELDSILLDTANAFLLKLKELEGWNQEYEDLYKREVDYLKADIERQVFYESSILLDQLIENSDEIANLDLIPKILAQYLSVVEDVAKDFKTVEEARMRCYQLSDNLVESCSQLKNIELDTLSNELNSTNLKKRRISSNGEVFDKGGERSELSFIRQGNRISSINNKLMRINLSNDEEKYKDAHMDSMSEVDSSLVLETEPKTNPPPRVTPVAQNLFLGSESTPRNENVIDVLQDYESPEFVRKKSYSSTMNDEKFTIPEEDDSNSSVIIRKPKETANSNNLYFRSPISPVAPKVKSEKLTSKKLPASPRITSPHRLLGLDADNNTFQFKLRESMGNMDIFSNKENFEGEDDPSTDISKKLNIDMS, from the coding sequence ATGGACGAACTTGGGAAAGCAAAAGACTCTTCCATTAGTGTTGCTGTTCGAATTCGACCTCTAACGCCCCTTGAGAAAACGTATATACAAGATGAATATGAGAGCTTAAGTATTGATGGCAGAAACAGGGCTGAAACCGACTCACCAAATGGAGAGGACACTCACTTTGGGGATCTGAGGAACCAAAGAATTGTTGCTTCGTCATTTCCTCTAAATTTGACTATCAAGAGAGttcttgatgttgttgatgatcgaatgttgatttttgaCCCAAAGAATAACAATTCACGTGGAATAACTCGAAGACATACTTTGAATTCAGGTAGTATTGGTTCACATAATAGACGACACAAGGAACATAAGTTCATTTTTGACAAATTATTTGATGAGCAAGCCACCCAGAATGATGTATATGAACACACAGCAAAGCCTTCGGTTGACGCTGTATTGGATGGATTCAACTCTACCATATTTGCATATGGTGCAACTGGTTGTGGTAAAACATTCACTATTACGGGAACACCAGAGCAACCGGGAATCTTGTTCTTAGCATTAGAGGAActgtttcaaaaaattgagGACCAAACAGATAGGAAAATTTCTGTCCAGGTAAGTTACTTGGAAATTTACAATGAAACCATTAAAGACCTACTTAATGTTGAAACATGTCCAAAGAGACTAGCAAtattagaaaatgaaaaccaaGAGATAATTGTTTCAAATCTAACTAAGGTTGATACGAACAATGTCGAGGAGGTAATGGATGTCGTTGTGAAAGGAAACTATAATAGGACTGTATCACCAACTGAAGCAAACCTGAACTCATCTAGGTCACATGCAGTTTTGCAGGTCTACATTACACAGACTCCTACAGTTTCTGATATTTATGAAAAAAGTACGAAATCTATTCTTTCCATTATTGATTTAGCTGGTAGTGAGAGGGCTAGTGCAACTAAGAATAAAGGCACGACTTTGCATGAAGGTGCTAATATTAATAAATCATTATTAGCATTGGGAAACTGTATAAAAGCATTATGTGatccaagaaaaatttCGCATGTTCCTTATAGAGACTCTAAATTGACAAGATTATTGAAGTTTTCCTTGGGTGGTAACTGTAAAACTGTCATGATTGTATGTGTTGCACCAAGCTCAAGGCATTATGATGAAACACTAAATGCCTTGAAATTTGCCAATAGGGCTAAGGAGATTAAAACCAAAGTCATGAGAAACAGAACCACTGTGATGAAGCATGTAGGATCCTatatgaaaataatatccGACCAAAAAAGGCGAATATATGAACTCGAAACACTTATGAACTCAACGATCAAAAGAGAAGTTGACAAGTCCTTTAATAAACATAACAGAATACGTAACCAGATTTATTCAATGATTGACAGACTCTGGAACAATGTTAACAAGGTGGCGCATTTGAAGGTAGAAAAGATTCATATTGTTGTCAAACGGAAGTTAATGATGATATATATCAGGCAAATCAAGGATTTCTACAGTGGGTTAGAGAGGTATGATACTTTGGATAAGCttaatgatttgaaagtgGATATTTACACTATAATTGAAAGTTCTACTTTACAACTAGCCACTTTAGCAGAATCTTACAATAAAAGGTCTGAATTAGACTCGATTCTGTTGGATACTGCAAATGCCTTTTtgctgaaattgaaagagcTGGAAGGATGGAACCAGGAGTATGAAGACTTATACAAAAGAGAAGTTGATTATCTCAAAGCTGACATTGAACGGCAAGTGTTTTATGAGTCATCCATACTGTTGGATCAACTCATTGAAAACTCTGATGAAATTGCTAATCTAGATCTGATTCCTAAAATACTGGCACAATATTTATCCGTTGTGGAAGATGTTGCTAAGGATTTCAAAACGGTTGAGGAGGCACGGATGAGATGCTATCAACTATCCGACAATCTTGTTGAAAGCTGCAgtcaattgaagaatattgAGTTGGATACACTTTCCAATGAATTGAATTCaaccaatttgaaaaaacgCAGGATAAGTAGTAATGGAGAGGTATTTGATAAAGGTGGTGAGAGATCAGAACTATCGTTTATAAGGCAAGGAAATAGGATTAGTTCCATaaacaacaaattgatGAGGATCAATTTGAGTAATGAcgaagaaaaatataaggATGCCCATATGGATTCTATGTCCGAGGTAGATTCCTCTTTGGTTCTTGAAACCGAGCCAAAGACAAATCCACCACCTAGGGTTACACCTGTGGCGCAAAATTTATTCTTAGGGTCCGAATCAACACCACGTAATGAAAATGTGATTGATGTTCTCCAAGATTATGAATCTCCAGAATttgttagaaaaaaaagctatAGTAGCACCAtgaatgatgaaaaattcacCATTCCggaagaagatgattcCAATTCGAGTGTTATTATTCGGAAGCCAAAAGAAACTGCcaattcaaacaatttGTACTTCAGGTCTCCCATTTCCCCAGTAGCACCAAAAGTAAAATCCGAGAAATTGACATCCAAGAAACTCCCCGCCTCTCCAAGAATAACCAGTCCACATAGGCTGTTGGGACTAGATGCTGACAATAACACTTTCCAGTTCAAGCTTCGTGAATCTATGGGCAACATGGAcatcttctccaacaaggaaaactttgaaggtgaagatgatCCGAGCACAGacatttcaaaaaaattgaacatCGACATGTCATGA